The sequence below is a genomic window from Gopherus evgoodei ecotype Sinaloan lineage chromosome 9, rGopEvg1_v1.p, whole genome shotgun sequence.
GCCACCTAGCAGATAATATAAGAGATTCTTTGACTGAAGATGAGTCCCAGTGGGTTAGGTCAATGTTGGAAGCCTTGAGGCAAACAGAAAAAGAGTCAAAGGCTGgatcaaaagaaaataaaccatatACTATGAGTTCAGATAACCTTCCAGCTGGTGTGAGTGATGATTATGAGGCTTATAAGTGGCCTGAGAGACGACACAAATATATCAAAATGTCACATGCACATGATGAAGAAAGTTCAAGAGACAGTCCTTTCAAGCGCACCAATGAAATAGTAGAAGAACAATATACACCCCAAAGCCTTGCTACTTTGGAGTCTGTCTTTCAGGAGCTGGGGAAGATGACGGGACCAAGTAATCACAAAAAAGAGAGGCTGGATGAGGATCAAAAATTGTACacagaagatgaagatgatgTATATAAAGTGAATAATATTGCTTATGAAGATGTAGTGGGAGGAGAAGACTGGAATCCAATAGAGGAAAAAGTGGAAAGCCAAACGCAAGAAGAGATGAAAGATCATAAAGAGGAAATTGATAAAAATGAAGTGATTGATGATGAAATGAAGAGATCAGGGAATCAAGGTTTCCTGGAGAATGAAATGGGGAGAGACAGTAAAGATCAAATGTCAGATGACATTACAAAGCTAATGAATTATTATCTGAAGAGGCTGATGAGCAATATTGGAAATGGCAGGTTAAGGACTGGACATGAAGAAAAAAGGGCAGGTACATTTTTGGAAAAACTTGATCCTCAGTCTATCTCTCAACTAATAGAAATCTCAAGGAATTTACAAATCCCTCCAGAGGATTTACTAGACATGTTGAAAATtggagaaaagcagcagcagagtgaaagGGTGGAGACAGAGCAAGAACCAGAGCTCCCAGAAGATCTTGAGGATGACATCTCTGAAACTAATCTAGACAGCAtagatagatttaaaaataaaatgaaccctAAAAATGGTTACATGAAGCAGCCAATTAATGCTATACCAGATAATCTAGTTGAAGACCTCAATATTGAAGATATTGTCAATCTTTTAGGGACTGATAATTTAGCTAATCAGAAAACCTCCTACTTTGTAAATCAGCTTAATGAAGAGAACAATTTGCCAAGACTTCCCTACATTCCCAGAAGACCTAAAGGACATCAACTTCCTAAAGCTCCTTGGATTAATGATTTGGAAAGACGACAAATAGAATAcgaaaaactaaatgaaaaagaTGAAGAACTAGCAGATTACTTGGCAAATATGTTGGCAAAATACCCTGAAGTTATGAATACAAATCAGCTGAAACGTGTTCCAGTCCCAGTTTCATCTGAAAATGATCTACAGGAAGACGACCAACTTGAGCAAGCAATCAAAGAACATCTAAATCAGCTGGGATCACAAGAATCTGATAAACTAGTCTCACTCAGCAAAAGGCTGTCCATGGCCCGGGAGAATGATGACACACAAACCAGGCAGTATCTGGATGAAGATATGCTAGTGAAGGTGCTAGAGTACCTAAACCAGGAGCAATCAGACAAAGGAAGAGATCACATTACTAAAAGGGCAATGGAAAATATGTAATTGTTACCCAAATATCATTTTTCtgcaatgttttgatttttaccccagttcatTCGTGATTTCCACCCCCCCAAAACAACTTGCAGTTACCGTTGAACAGTCTGCATAACTTTCTCAGCGCTGTTATTGTTTATGGATATACATATATGTTATAAATCTTGGATCAAGTAACAAATTGGTTCAATTGTTTTAAGGAGCAGGGTTACGAATTTTAGTAAAATCGTAATATGTAAACTAATGACCATTGCATTGTTGATAAAACATGATAAATTAACAGTGCTATCATATTtgaagttttttaaattaattcaatTATTTTGTTACTGTCTGTAGTGTTTTTTTGTGGAGTACTGAATAAAAATACAGCATATATATAGTTTTATTTATAAGGCTTTTTCTATTCTGTGTTTTATTGTTGATGAATAAATATTATTTCTGGACAATAGACTGTGTTTCTTTCTGACAGTTGATAGAATGTGATTTTTaggagaaaacattttttcttcgaTATCCAGTCTTCCTAGCTTTAACTGATTTTTTGAAATTACTCAGCAGAAAATATTTCTGGCCTTTTGTGCTACACAGTCATGTACTGGCCCGATTGGTGAAGGTGCTGAGCAATTGCAGTTCTCCTGGTATCATTTGAAGCTGAGGCTGTGTggaatcttttgaaaatctggccacataAGATGATTGGTTATGAATCTAGGGGAGGCTGATCTATTCAGCAGAAAGACACACTGCACTGGaagcatataaaatatataaaaccaAGTGAAACCCAAACTTTTCATGACAGTTCTACATCCAAGCAGGAAAGGGAAAGCTCCGGCAAGTAGGTTCTTCCAAATATCATAAATTTTCCATatgttgctgtgtagcaatgAGGCATTAACCCACAGCTATGAACTAAAACAACTTATTTTTGAGATTATGGTAGCACAATGGATGAGGATTCCTTCCTTATATACTTTTTGTGTTTATAAAAATGATTACTGCTTCCCttaccatttaaaaaagttttggCTATTATGGCCCCCCTCTGCATGGAAGTTTGTTCCATTAATTAGGTTTCTGGTAAAGGCAAATGGCTGCCATAAATGTCTTTCTTGGGTTATGCATCAGTCAAGGAAGAATTTAATAGCAATATatagccctggaccctttaaactTTTTCTCTAGATCTTGTTAAGACCATTTAGAGGACTCTCTGAAAATTTTAAGGTTTGGTTCCttcaaacacttatgcatatgaGATGTCCACTGGTTTTCAGGGGACCTATTCATGGGCATAGTTAAAGTATGTCCAGGACTGAGGCCAAAGTAGCGTTCCTCCCATATTCTCAAGCATCTGATCACTACTTATGGTGAATGGGTGTGGAAGGGTATGGTTTTAGCAGGAGCGGGTCACAAAATAGCTAATAAAGATACTACACAAATACTGCAGAGAGAAACGGTTATTTTAAGTCTCATCATCATCCTGTTCAACTGCAGTTTATCAGGGTCCAACTACAGTCCTTGCTTTGGGctagatttttttgttaaaaaaattactgTTAGTTGTGGTGACTTTACTTGTTTAAAACAGTTCACgttacagttttttgtttttgtttttgattatCTGATGTACTAATTCCATACTGATATTGATTcagctggaagaaactataacATGATTAgaagtctttaaaaaaagttaagaatTAACCTACTGCTTGCAGTTCTCAGTGAGTAATAACCATCAGGTTGCTTCCAAAGGACATATATTCCACAGATAGCTGTCTTCAGCAAATACTGATCCTCTGTTTTGTATAATATGATGTAAATGCTAAACCACAGAATGACTGGAATGAATCCTGCCACTCTCATGTTAAAGTTCAACCCAAAAAATTTCCAGAAGACATGATCTCATTAGACAAGACTATGCAATTTCATATTTTGCCTGTGCTCTAAAACTTATTCTCCTCATAACAGAAAAGATTTATAGGAAATAAGCTATAGCCAGAGAACCGTGCTCAGCCCAAGTAAAGTGACAGTAAAAGAATATGTTCTCTATTATTAAATAGGTCCGGGATGGAATTCTCCACTCCAGGCTGGGATACCAGGCATGTGGCCAGTCCAGACACAAGATATAATGGAAGTAGCAgaagcagcccccacccccacttcctccAAACAATGTCTCACATGGACCCAAAGTGGCAACACTTACTAACTTTCCCCTTCTATACCCTAAAGTACAGTGCTGCCCTAGCACTCTACTGCATAGTGTACCAACTCCTAGCAAAGGTTCTCTAAGGCTTGGCCCATTGTTCTGGCAGTAACATTGTTTTCACTGCATTTGTGCCTCtaagtcagtggtgggcaacccgcagcccatcagggtaatccactggaaGGCTGCCAGACAGTGGGTTTATATTTGCAtgtccacccacagctcccaatggccacggttcgccattcctggccaatgggagctgcgggcggctgtacaaatgtaaacaaactgcctgGGGGCCCACCAGTGggttaccctgacaggctgcgtgtgggccacaggttgcccagcactgctctaagTGACCATACCAAGCCAATTGGGATTTACCATCAGGATCCAGCCCTATGTCTCTGCCATCGAGCCCACCTGGTGTGTTTGTCTGCTTTTCCTTTTTAGCTGAGCCTGGGACCTCCATGAAAGGCACTGAGTTGAAATTAAACAGATGGGGATTAGGTGGGCAGGTAGGGGAAACCATCTTGAATGCATGGTGAGTATTGTTTGTTAGGATTACTAAAACTATGTGCCCACACTTCACCACAATTGGGGAGTGCTTATTTGGCCCTGATGGCCAAAAGTGCtatttcctcccccccctttaTGTCTAATCCAATGAGACTGCATTTTTGTTGACTAGAGCCTACCAGTTATCCATGCAATTATGACTTCAAGGGTAAAATGGTCAATAGCGCCGAAGTCCAGTTTTCAGAAAGGATTTAGGAGTCCAATTCCCACTGAGTTTTAATGAGATGTAAGGACTGGGCCCACAAAGGGGACTTAAGCTCCGTGTTGCAATGGCTAACATTTAGGCACCCTGCCCCCCTAGTGGAGTCTACAGTCCTGAGTTATGTGtccaggctccctgtacaataCATGGGGAGAATTGTGCACCTacgaatgggattcacaaaagccagccctgcctaaaCTAGCCAGCAGAAAGAGTGAGGAGAGGGGTGGTGTCTAAGCCCCTCCTTTACCTTAGAACCCAGGATTAGAGACTTACCCAAGATATGGAAGATCTGGCTTCAAATTCCTACTCTGCCTTATTTGGAGTATGGTCTTAAACCCAGATCTCCAACTTCCCGGGCATGTGCGCTGCCTACCAGGCTCTGGGATATTCTCAGATGGGGCTGCTTCTCTTGCTGTTGAAACAGTTTCACTTTGTATAAAAGACTGATCACACATTCATTGGCGCAGGGACTGGAACCTGATTGTgctaggtgagtgctctaacctgGAGAGTATAGAGTCTTTCTCTGATGTCAGGATTAAGGCAGCTTTATGCACATCTTCCAGGaagaatttaggcacctacgGGGTAAGGCAGCAGCTGAGAGTGTTCTAGACGCCTAAACTTTAGATTTCTGTgcttaaagtggcagttaggtatCTACAGCCCTTTGTGCACTGGGccctaaatctcttttgaaaactaATCTTGACCTCCCCAACCACTTAGGCACATTTAAAAATGTGATCTGTAGATTAAATGACCACAATGTGCTCTATTTTGGACTAGCCCCCTACCCCCAAACAAAGATGTTTAACTAGCTCCATGGGACTCACCCCTGAATGGGGCCCAGCTAGCGCAGAGTGAATACAGTCTCTACACCATTCTCTCAGCAGTTTTCAGCATCAGGTTGTAGCCTCAAGGCCCAGATTAAGGTGATCAGAGCCCTAGGCCTAGGTCAGGACCCTGCCCCACACTACTTGGATGGATGAGGGGCCTTTCTCCCATACCAGG
It includes:
- the SCG2 gene encoding secretogranin-2; its protein translation is MYSISRGSCPSAENSLQTRSKKTRTIMLWVRSAVCHTGKISNMADAKTCWLGAAFSLTLFFVLICCVDAASIEPYQLLQKNPDYLVKNLQRLPSPDMIKALEYIENLRKQANKAENGPDYNFYQGAPFLLQQKESKDQSHLADNIRDSLTEDESQWVRSMLEALRQTEKESKAGSKENKPYTMSSDNLPAGVSDDYEAYKWPERRHKYIKMSHAHDEESSRDSPFKRTNEIVEEQYTPQSLATLESVFQELGKMTGPSNHKKERLDEDQKLYTEDEDDVYKVNNIAYEDVVGGEDWNPIEEKVESQTQEEMKDHKEEIDKNEVIDDEMKRSGNQGFLENEMGRDSKDQMSDDITKLMNYYLKRLMSNIGNGRLRTGHEEKRAGTFLEKLDPQSISQLIEISRNLQIPPEDLLDMLKIGEKQQQSERVETEQEPELPEDLEDDISETNLDSIDRFKNKMNPKNGYMKQPINAIPDNLVEDLNIEDIVNLLGTDNLANQKTSYFVNQLNEENNLPRLPYIPRRPKGHQLPKAPWINDLERRQIEYEKLNEKDEELADYLANMLAKYPEVMNTNQLKRVPVPVSSENDLQEDDQLEQAIKEHLNQLGSQESDKLVSLSKRLSMARENDDTQTRQYLDEDMLVKVLEYLNQEQSDKGRDHITKRAMENM